A stretch of Cyanobacterium sp. HL-69 DNA encodes these proteins:
- the psbM gene encoding photosystem II reaction center protein PsbM yields MQVNDLGFVATLLFVLVPTVFLLILYIQTGKNEA; encoded by the coding sequence ATGCAAGTTAACGATTTAGGTTTTGTTGCCACTCTACTATTTGTGCTTGTGCCTACTGTTTTTCTCTTAATTTTATATATTCAAACAGGAAAAAACGAAGCATAA
- the map gene encoding methionine aminopeptidase, type I: MGNENIVLLSSREIEKMRQAGKLAAQLLEHLGTMVKPGVSTYDINEEAERWTKAKGAVSAPLNYGNPPFPASICTSVNEVICHGIPSKSHILKDGDIINIDVTPKLDGYHGDTSKTFFVGTPSSSTKKLVEVTEECLYRGINAVKPNGRIGDIGAAIQEYAESCGFSVVRNFVGHGIGRVFHTAPQVPHYGKKGTGKKIRPGMVFTIEPMINEGTWESDILDDNWTAVTKDRKLSAQFEHTIAVTKEGVEILTVNK; encoded by the coding sequence ATGGGTAACGAAAATATAGTGCTTTTATCCTCTAGGGAAATTGAAAAGATGCGTCAAGCGGGAAAATTAGCGGCGCAATTATTAGAACATTTAGGCACCATGGTTAAACCGGGGGTTAGCACCTATGACATTAACGAAGAGGCGGAAAGATGGACAAAAGCCAAAGGGGCTGTCAGCGCACCTTTAAACTATGGTAATCCTCCTTTTCCTGCATCTATTTGTACCAGTGTTAATGAGGTAATTTGTCATGGTATCCCTAGTAAAAGCCATATCTTGAAAGATGGAGATATTATCAATATTGATGTAACTCCCAAATTAGACGGTTATCATGGGGATACTTCCAAAACGTTTTTTGTAGGTACTCCCTCCTCTAGTACCAAAAAGTTGGTAGAAGTGACGGAAGAGTGTCTATATCGTGGTATTAATGCGGTTAAACCTAATGGCAGAATTGGTGACATTGGGGCGGCTATTCAAGAGTATGCGGAAAGTTGTGGTTTTTCTGTGGTGCGTAATTTTGTAGGGCATGGTATTGGCAGAGTTTTTCACACGGCGCCCCAAGTACCTCATTATGGTAAAAAAGGCACTGGGAAAAAGATTCGCCCCGGCATGGTATTTACTATTGAGCCTATGATTAATGAAGGTACATGGGAATCGGATATATTAGATGATAATTGGACAGCGGTAACAAAAGACCGTAAATTATCGGCCCAGTTTGAGCATACCATTGCGGTAACAAAGGAAGGGGTAGAAATTCTGACGGTAAATAAATAA
- the clpS1 gene encoding ATP-dependent Clp protease adaptor protein ClpS1, whose protein sequence is MSTQVINKPDTKSNTKRRHDPGYKVLLHNDSYNTMEYVVQVLMETVSLSEPQAVSVMMETHQTGVGLVTTCALEHAEFYCESLKSRGLTSTIEPAE, encoded by the coding sequence ATGTCCACTCAGGTTATCAATAAACCAGATACGAAGTCTAACACGAAACGCAGACATGATCCGGGTTACAAAGTATTACTACATAATGACAGCTACAACACTATGGAATATGTAGTTCAGGTATTAATGGAAACAGTCTCCCTTAGTGAGCCTCAAGCAGTTAGTGTGATGATGGAAACCCATCAAACTGGAGTTGGTTTAGTTACAACCTGTGCCTTAGAACACGCAGAATTTTACTGCGAGAGCCTTAAAAGTCGTGGTTTAACCAGTACCATTGAACCAGCAGAATAA
- the prc-2 gene encoding carboxyl-terminal processing protease translates to MKKFVLCCLVIFYILLSGIVGVPNAYAFSEEEKLVLQCWRLVNEAYVDNSFNGQNWWTLRQKILRKPLGSREETYGAIQEMLATLDDPYTRLLPPERYHDLQITTSGELSGVGLQISINPETKHIEVVSPLPNSPAEDAGIHPKDEVISIDGVRADTLSLDEAASRIRGKVGTEVTLEIKPQDKDTINVYHLRRDRLSLSSVMSRLDDSNPDFPVGYLRLNQFSGSATKDLAHAISQFEQQNVKGYILDLRNNPGGLLQAGVEIARLWLEPSTIVYTVNRQGTMGSYDALGEPITKAPLVVLVNQGTASASEILAGALQDNGRAVLVGKKTYGKGLIQSLFELPDGAGLAVTVAKYETPKHKDINKLGIAPDLVVSQEPINYFEIGTDVDLQYQRAIASLLNS, encoded by the coding sequence ATGAAAAAATTTGTTCTTTGTTGCTTAGTTATTTTTTATATTTTACTTTCGGGAATTGTGGGAGTGCCTAATGCCTATGCTTTTAGCGAGGAAGAAAAATTGGTACTTCAATGTTGGCGGTTGGTAAATGAAGCCTATGTGGATAATTCTTTCAATGGTCAAAATTGGTGGACTTTACGCCAAAAAATTTTAAGAAAACCTTTAGGCAGTCGTGAGGAAACTTATGGAGCAATTCAGGAAATGTTGGCAACTTTGGATGATCCTTATACTCGTTTGTTGCCCCCTGAGCGCTATCATGATTTACAAATCACTACTTCTGGGGAACTATCGGGGGTTGGTTTACAAATTAGTATAAATCCTGAAACTAAGCATATTGAAGTGGTTTCTCCTTTGCCTAATTCCCCTGCGGAAGATGCTGGTATTCACCCTAAGGATGAGGTGATTAGTATTGATGGGGTGAGGGCTGATACTCTTTCTTTGGATGAGGCGGCTAGTCGCATTCGGGGTAAGGTGGGTACGGAGGTTACTTTGGAGATTAAGCCCCAAGATAAGGATACTATTAATGTATATCATTTAAGGCGCGATCGCCTTTCGTTGAGTTCTGTAATGAGTCGTTTGGATGATTCTAACCCTGATTTTCCTGTGGGTTATTTACGGTTGAATCAGTTTAGTGGCAGTGCTACTAAGGATTTAGCCCATGCGATCTCACAGTTTGAGCAACAGAATGTTAAGGGTTATATTTTAGATTTGCGCAACAACCCAGGGGGTTTACTACAGGCAGGAGTCGAAATCGCTCGTCTATGGTTGGAGCCTAGCACCATTGTCTATACTGTAAACAGACAGGGTACTATGGGCAGTTATGATGCCCTCGGAGAGCCTATTACCAAAGCGCCTTTGGTGGTATTGGTTAACCAAGGTACCGCTAGTGCCAGTGAAATTTTGGCAGGGGCATTGCAGGATAATGGCAGGGCTGTTTTAGTGGGGAAAAAAACCTACGGTAAAGGGTTAATTCAATCTTTATTTGAGCTTCCCGATGGGGCTGGATTGGCGGTGACGGTAGCTAAATATGAAACCCCGAAACATAAGGACATCAACAAACTAGGTATTGCCCCTGATTTGGTGGTATCCCAAGAGCCTATTAACTATTTTGAAATAGGTACCGATGTTGACTTACAGTACCAAAGGGCGATCGCCTCTTTACTAAATTCGTAA
- the glnA gene encoding type I glutamine synthetase GlnA, with the protein MAKTAQEVLQMIKDNGIKMIDLKFIDLPGTWQHCTFYYDQIDETAFTEGVPFDGSSIRGWKAINDSDMAMVPDPNTAWIDPFYKEPTLSMICRIKEPRTGEWYSRDPRSIAYKALDYLASTGLGDTAYFGPEAEFFLFDDVRFDQTENKAYYYVDSVEGRWNSGREEEGGNLGYKPGYKQGYFPVSPTDTMQDIRTEMLLTMAECGVPIEKHHHEVATGGQNELGFKFGTLVEAADDLMTYKYVIKNVAKKYGMTATFMPKPLFNDNGSGMHTHQSIWNEGKPLFAGDKYAGLSDMALYYIGGILKHAPALLAFTNPSTNSYKRLVPGFEAPVNLAYSQGNRSASVRIPLCGENPKAKRLEFRCPDATCNPYLAFAAMLCAGIDGIKNKIEPGEPLDVDIYDLSPEELSKIPSTPASLEGALEALENDHDFLIDSGVFTMEFIENWIEYKLDTEVNPLRLRPHPYEFALYYDV; encoded by the coding sequence ATGGCTAAAACTGCCCAAGAAGTCTTACAGATGATCAAAGATAATGGGATCAAAATGATTGATCTCAAATTTATTGACTTACCCGGCACATGGCAACATTGTACATTTTACTACGATCAAATAGACGAAACCGCTTTTACCGAAGGTGTACCCTTTGACGGTTCTAGTATTCGTGGCTGGAAAGCCATTAATGACTCCGATATGGCCATGGTACCTGATCCCAACACCGCATGGATCGATCCTTTTTACAAAGAGCCAACCCTCAGCATGATTTGCCGTATCAAAGAGCCTCGCACGGGGGAATGGTACTCCAGAGATCCTCGTAGCATCGCTTACAAAGCCCTAGACTACTTAGCTTCCACTGGTCTTGGTGATACTGCTTACTTCGGTCCTGAAGCCGAATTTTTCCTCTTTGATGACGTTAGATTTGACCAAACCGAAAACAAAGCCTACTATTATGTAGATAGCGTTGAAGGGCGCTGGAACTCTGGTAGAGAAGAAGAAGGGGGTAACTTAGGTTACAAACCTGGTTACAAACAAGGATACTTCCCCGTATCTCCCACCGATACCATGCAAGACATTCGTACGGAAATGTTATTAACCATGGCAGAATGTGGTGTACCCATCGAAAAACATCACCATGAGGTAGCCACTGGAGGACAAAATGAACTAGGTTTCAAATTTGGTACTTTGGTAGAAGCGGCAGATGACTTGATGACTTACAAATATGTCATTAAAAACGTAGCTAAAAAATACGGTATGACTGCTACTTTCATGCCCAAACCCTTATTTAACGATAATGGCTCTGGAATGCACACCCACCAGTCTATCTGGAATGAGGGTAAGCCTTTATTTGCTGGAGATAAATATGCAGGTTTGAGTGATATGGCTTTATACTACATTGGTGGTATTCTCAAACATGCCCCTGCCCTCCTTGCTTTTACCAACCCCAGCACCAACTCCTATAAGCGTCTTGTACCCGGTTTTGAAGCCCCTGTAAACTTAGCTTATTCTCAAGGTAATCGCTCTGCTTCTGTGCGTATTCCTTTGTGTGGAGAGAATCCCAAAGCCAAGCGTTTAGAATTCCGTTGTCCTGATGCTACCTGTAATCCTTACCTTGCTTTTGCTGCCATGCTTTGTGCTGGTATTGATGGTATCAAAAATAAAATTGAACCGGGAGAGCCTTTGGATGTGGATATTTATGATTTATCCCCTGAGGAGTTGAGCAAAATTCCTTCTACCCCTGCATCTTTAGAAGGTGCTTTGGAAGCGTTGGAAAATGACCATGATTTCTTAATTGATAGTGGTGTATTTACCATGGAATTTATCGAAAACTGGATTGAGTACAAGTTAGATACTGAGGTTAACCCCTTACGTCTGCGTCCTCATCCCTATGAGTTTGCTTTATATTATGATGTATAA
- the lon gene encoding ATP-dependent Lon protease gives MTSSSIAVRELPLFPLPEVVLFPGRPLPLHIFEFRYRMMMNTILEYDRRFGVLMIDPTSGEIANIGCCAEIIHFERLPDDRMKVLTLGQQRFRVLEYVREKPYRVGLVEWIEDKPTQESLQGKADEVKTLLTDVVTLSAKLTDQKIELPENLPTTPMELSYWVASNLYGVAVEQQVLLEMQDTAERLQREADILVTTRGNLAARTALKDAFN, from the coding sequence ATGACATCATCTTCTATCGCTGTTAGAGAATTACCATTGTTTCCTCTACCTGAAGTGGTTTTATTCCCAGGGCGCCCATTACCTCTACATATTTTTGAATTTCGTTATCGTATGATGATGAATACCATCTTAGAGTACGATCGCCGTTTTGGCGTACTAATGATTGATCCTACTAGCGGAGAAATTGCTAATATTGGTTGTTGTGCGGAGATTATCCATTTTGAGCGTTTACCAGATGATCGCATGAAAGTTCTTACTTTAGGACAACAAAGGTTTAGGGTATTGGAATATGTGAGGGAAAAGCCCTACCGAGTGGGTTTGGTGGAATGGATAGAAGATAAACCAACCCAAGAAAGTTTGCAGGGGAAAGCCGATGAGGTGAAAACTTTACTAACGGATGTGGTTACTCTTTCTGCTAAATTAACGGATCAAAAAATTGAGTTGCCTGAAAATTTACCCACTACCCCCATGGAGTTATCTTACTGGGTGGCAAGTAATTTATATGGTGTGGCAGTAGAGCAACAGGTATTATTAGAAATGCAAGATACTGCGGAGCGTTTACAACGGGAGGCGGATATTTTGGTAACTACTAGGGGAAATTTAGCGGCTCGTACTGCCTTAAAAGATGCTTTTAATTAA
- the pepP gene encoding Xaa-Pro aminopeptidase produces the protein MMIAQQEYAQRRELLMSKMGKGVAIFRSAPMAVMHNDVEYVYRQDSDFFYLTGFNESEAVAILAPNHDEHRFILFVQPKDLAKEIWTGYRAGVDGAKEHYGADAVFPIEELDEKLSEYLITGDRIYYHLGRDSAFNEKVINQWQKLVGKYPRMGYGPKAIEDSNYILHPLRMVKSSTEIEMLRKATAISAKAHIKAQEFAVPGRYEYEVQAEIEHIFRSLGCEGPAYPSIVASGANACVLHYIENNRRMEEGDLLLIDAGASFGYYNGDITRTFPISGKFSPEQKAIYDLVLEAQLKAIAQVQPGNTYNQYHDKAVEVLVEGLKELKLLQGDTEEIIKEKKYQPFYMHRTGHWLGLDVHDVGNYKQDQENWRTLQAGNVLTVEPGIYISPYITPAEGQPEIPDHWKGIGVRIEDDVLLTKTGNEILTSAVGK, from the coding sequence ATGATGATTGCTCAACAAGAATATGCTCAACGCCGTGAACTTTTGATGTCGAAGATGGGAAAGGGGGTGGCTATTTTTCGTAGTGCGCCTATGGCGGTAATGCATAATGATGTGGAATATGTTTATCGTCAGGATAGTGATTTTTTCTATTTGACGGGGTTTAATGAGTCGGAGGCAGTGGCTATTCTTGCGCCTAACCATGATGAGCATCGTTTTATTTTGTTTGTACAGCCGAAGGATTTGGCGAAGGAAATTTGGACGGGTTATCGTGCTGGGGTGGATGGGGCAAAGGAGCATTACGGGGCTGATGCGGTTTTTCCCATTGAGGAATTGGATGAGAAGTTGTCAGAATATTTGATTACTGGCGATCGCATTTACTACCATTTAGGACGAGATTCTGCTTTTAATGAAAAGGTAATTAACCAGTGGCAGAAGTTGGTAGGGAAGTATCCCCGTATGGGTTATGGACCAAAGGCGATCGAGGATTCTAACTATATTTTGCATCCCCTAAGGATGGTAAAAAGTTCTACGGAAATCGAGATGCTACGTAAAGCCACCGCCATATCAGCCAAAGCCCACATTAAGGCACAAGAATTTGCCGTGCCTGGCCGTTATGAGTATGAAGTTCAGGCGGAAATTGAGCATATTTTCAGATCTCTTGGTTGTGAAGGCCCTGCCTACCCTTCCATCGTTGCTTCTGGGGCTAATGCCTGTGTCTTACACTATATAGAGAATAATCGCCGTATGGAGGAGGGAGATTTACTACTCATCGATGCAGGAGCTAGTTTTGGTTACTATAACGGTGATATTACCCGTACTTTCCCTATTTCTGGAAAATTTTCCCCCGAACAAAAAGCCATCTATGATTTAGTACTAGAAGCACAATTAAAGGCGATCGCACAGGTACAACCGGGAAACACCTATAACCAATACCATGATAAAGCCGTAGAAGTATTAGTAGAAGGACTAAAAGAGCTAAAACTACTCCAAGGAGACACCGAAGAAATTATTAAAGAGAAAAAATATCAACCCTTCTATATGCACCGCACAGGGCATTGGTTAGGCTTAGATGTCCATGATGTCGGCAACTATAAACAAGACCAAGAAAATTGGCGAACCCTCCAAGCCGGAAACGTCCTCACCGTTGAACCAGGAATTTATATCTCTCCCTATATTACCCCCGCCGAAGGACAACCCGAAATACCAGACCATTGGAAAGGCATTGGGGTAAGAATAGAAGACGATGTGCTTCTCACCAAAACAGGTAACGAAATTTTAACCTCCGCCGTAGGAAAATAA